A region of Geitlerinema sp. PCC 9228 DNA encodes the following proteins:
- a CDS encoding tetratricopeptide repeat protein codes for NLGYALQQQGKLQEAVQNYRQAIQSDPDDAWTYSQLGDVLLEQKKLEEALRSYEQAIQTNSKYAPAYNGLGNVLRRQGKLEEAIENYRQALQVDSNFAHAYSNWGHVLRQQGKLEEAIEKYQKALQSNPNLVYAYNGWGTVLWDQEKLEEAIEKYQKALQLNPEFFYA; via the coding sequence AATCTGGGCTATGCTTTACAGCAACAAGGAAAGTTACAGGAAGCTGTCCAGAATTATCGTCAAGCCATTCAATCCGATCCAGATGATGCTTGGACTTACAGTCAATTAGGTGATGTTTTATTGGAACAAAAAAAATTAGAGGAAGCCCTAAGAAGCTATGAACAAGCCATTCAAACCAATTCCAAGTATGCTCCTGCTTACAATGGTTTGGGTAATGTGCTAAGAAGACAAGGTAAATTAGAAGAAGCGATCGAAAACTATCGCCAAGCTCTCCAAGTTGATTCCAACTTTGCCCATGCTTATAGTAATTGGGGGCACGTACTAAGACAACAAGGAAAGCTAGAAGAAGCTATAGAGAAATACCAGAAAGCTCTCCAAAGCAATCCCAATCTTGTTTATGCTTATAACGGTTGGGGCACTGTCCTATGGGATCAAGAAAAGCTAGAAGAAGCTATAGAGAAATACCAGAAAGCTCTACAACTCAATCCTGAGTTTTTCTATGCTTA